A single genomic interval of Polaribacter vadi harbors:
- a CDS encoding homogentisate 1,2-dioxygenase translates to MPFYHKLGKIPPKRHTQFRKKDGSLYYEQLFGTIGFDGMSTNSYHEYRPTMVKKIGKQYSVKPKIAKANNIQSYKFIGFQVKPENDYLESRKIVLTNSDCNIILAAPKQSTTDYFYKNTDADEVIFIHKGTGKLRTHLGNIDFKYGDYLVIPRGIIYKLDFDDENNRLFIVESYSPVYTPKRYRNYFGQLLEHSPFCERDLRRPYELETYNELGDFFIKVKKQGEIIEMTYASHPFDVVGYDGYNFPYAFSIHDFEPITGRIHQPPPVHQTFETNAFVICSFVPRMYDYHPDSIPAPYSHSNIDSDEVLYYVDGDFMSRNDIDQGHISLHPAGIPHGPHPGTAEKSIGKTKTGELAVMVDTFKPLQVTEEAMKIADEDYYKSWLNSPS, encoded by the coding sequence ATGCCTTTTTATCATAAATTAGGGAAAATCCCACCAAAAAGACACACACAGTTTCGTAAAAAAGACGGTAGTTTATATTACGAACAATTGTTTGGTACTATTGGTTTCGATGGAATGTCTACCAATTCGTATCACGAATACAGACCAACCATGGTCAAAAAAATTGGGAAACAATATTCTGTAAAACCAAAAATTGCAAAAGCAAATAATATTCAATCTTACAAGTTTATTGGATTTCAAGTAAAGCCTGAAAACGATTATCTAGAAAGTAGAAAAATCGTTTTAACCAACTCTGATTGTAATATTATTTTAGCGGCTCCAAAACAATCTACCACAGATTATTTTTATAAAAATACAGATGCAGACGAAGTAATTTTTATCCATAAAGGAACAGGAAAATTAAGAACACATCTTGGAAATATCGATTTTAAATATGGAGATTATTTAGTAATTCCACGTGGAATTATTTATAAATTAGATTTTGATGATGAGAATAACCGACTTTTTATAGTAGAATCTTACAGTCCTGTTTATACACCAAAACGTTACAGAAATTATTTTGGTCAATTATTAGAACATTCACCTTTTTGTGAGCGAGATTTAAGAAGACCTTACGAATTAGAAACGTATAATGAGTTAGGAGATTTTTTCATCAAAGTAAAAAAACAGGGCGAAATTATAGAAATGACGTACGCTTCTCATCCTTTTGATGTAGTTGGTTATGATGGTTATAATTTTCCGTATGCATTTTCAATTCACGATTTTGAGCCAATTACAGGTAGAATTCATCAACCACCTCCAGTGCATCAAACTTTTGAAACAAATGCCTTTGTAATTTGCAGTTTTGTGCCTAGAATGTATGATTATCATCCAGATTCAATTCCTGCACCTTACAGTCACAGTAATATCGATTCAGACGAAGTTTTATATTATGTAGATGGTGATTTTATGAGCAGAAACGATATCGATCAAGGTCATATTTCTTTGCATCCAGCAGGTATTCCTCATGGCCCACACCCAGGAACTGCAGAAAAAAGTATTGGAAAAACTAAAACTGGAGAATTAGCAGTTATGGTTGATACTTTTAAACCTTTGCAAGTTACAGAAGAAGCTATGAAAATTGCAGATGAAGACTATTATAAAAGTTGGTTGAATAGCCCATCTTAA
- a CDS encoding NifU family protein yields MTAQETQDNVEKALEEIRPFLVSDGGNIKLLSIEDTIVKVQLQGACLGCSVNQMTLKNGVEATIKKYAPQIQEVINVI; encoded by the coding sequence ATGACAGCACAAGAAACACAAGATAATGTAGAAAAGGCGTTAGAAGAAATTCGCCCTTTTTTAGTGAGTGATGGAGGTAATATTAAGTTACTTTCTATAGAAGATACTATTGTTAAAGTGCAGTTACAAGGTGCTTGTTTGGGATGTTCTGTAAATCAAATGACCCTAAAAAATGGAGTTGAAGCAACCATAAAAAAATACGCTCCACAAATTCAAGAAGTTATAAATGTGATTTAA
- a CDS encoding Mrp/NBP35 family ATP-binding protein has product MSFNKQDIYKALETITAPGEGKSLIEGNNVKNVVIFGDEVNVDVTISNPTLQAKKKIEAEITKAVQTHVNSKIEVKINLKVEKPAAKEDPNLIRGKEIPNIKNIIAIASGKGGVGKSTITSNVAITLAKMGFSVGVLDADVYGPSQHIMFDVEKSRPLSVNVDGRSKMKPVENYGVKLLSLGFFTDPDQAVIWRGPMASKALKQLIFDADWGELDFLLIDLPPGTGDVHLSIVQALPINGAVVVSTPQNIALADAKKGVAMFQQESIKVPVLGIIENMAYFTPEELPDNKYYIFGKDGAKNLAEDIKTKFLGEIPLVQSIREAGDVGHPVALQEGTVLEQSFNDITKEMVSELLKRNANLPPTEVVRITTMSGCSAVKK; this is encoded by the coding sequence ATGAGTTTTAATAAACAAGATATATACAAAGCATTAGAAACTATTACAGCTCCTGGAGAAGGAAAAAGTTTAATAGAAGGTAATAATGTTAAAAATGTAGTAATTTTTGGAGATGAGGTAAATGTAGATGTTACTATTAGCAACCCAACTTTACAAGCAAAAAAGAAAATTGAAGCTGAAATTACAAAGGCAGTACAAACCCATGTAAATTCAAAAATTGAGGTAAAAATCAATTTAAAAGTAGAAAAACCAGCAGCAAAAGAAGATCCAAATTTAATTCGCGGTAAAGAAATTCCGAATATTAAAAATATCATTGCAATTGCATCTGGTAAAGGAGGTGTTGGTAAATCTACGATTACATCAAACGTGGCTATTACTTTAGCAAAAATGGGTTTTAGTGTTGGTGTTTTAGATGCAGATGTGTATGGACCATCACAACATATTATGTTTGATGTTGAAAAATCAAGACCACTTTCTGTAAATGTAGATGGTCGTTCAAAAATGAAACCTGTAGAAAATTACGGAGTTAAATTATTGTCTTTAGGTTTTTTTACAGATCCAGATCAAGCAGTAATTTGGCGTGGACCCATGGCATCAAAAGCATTAAAACAATTAATTTTTGACGCAGATTGGGGAGAGTTAGACTTTCTTTTAATCGATTTACCTCCAGGAACAGGAGATGTGCATTTATCAATAGTGCAAGCCTTACCAATAAATGGCGCAGTTGTAGTTTCTACACCACAAAATATTGCGTTGGCAGATGCTAAAAAAGGGGTTGCCATGTTTCAACAAGAAAGCATAAAAGTTCCAGTTTTAGGAATTATCGAAAATATGGCATATTTTACACCAGAAGAATTGCCAGATAATAAATATTATATTTTCGGAAAAGATGGCGCAAAAAATTTAGCAGAAGATATTAAAACGAAGTTTTTAGGAGAAATTCCTTTAGTACAAAGTATTAGAGAAGCAGGAGATGTTGGGCATCCAGTAGCGTTGCAAGAAGGCACAGTTTTAGAGCAATCTTTTAATGATATTACCAAAGAAATGGTTTCTGAACTATTAAAAAGAAACGCTAACTTGCCACCAACCGAAGTTGTAAGAATTACAACAATGAGCGGTTGTAGCGCAGTAAAAAAATAA
- a CDS encoding MGMT family protein — MKESDNFFEKVYKVARKIPFGRVTSYGAIGAYLGAAKSARMVGWAMNKAHNLDDVPAHRVVNKKGLLTGKHHFDGTNLMQQLLENEGIVVIENQIQDLEKVFWNPSEEL, encoded by the coding sequence ATGAAAGAATCCGATAATTTTTTCGAGAAAGTTTACAAGGTTGCACGCAAAATTCCATTTGGCAGGGTTACAAGTTATGGAGCAATTGGCGCATATTTAGGAGCTGCAAAATCTGCAAGAATGGTGGGTTGGGCAATGAATAAAGCACACAATTTAGATGATGTTCCTGCACACAGAGTTGTTAATAAAAAAGGGTTATTAACAGGAAAACATCATTTTGATGGCACAAATTTAATGCAACAATTGTTAGAAAACGAAGGTATTGTTGTGATTGAAAATCAAATTCAAGATTTAGAAAAAGTTTTTTGGAATCCTTCAGAAGAACTTTAA
- a CDS encoding NAD(P)/FAD-dependent oxidoreductase — MITTDILIIGAGPTGLFTVFEAGLLKLRCHLIDALPQAGGQCSEIYPKKPIYDIPAYPEILAGDLTDKLMEQIKQFEPGFTLGERAETIEKQEDETFIVTTNKGTKHHAKVVAIAGGLGSFEPRKPPIPNIANFEDKGVEYIIRDPEFYRDKKVVISGGGDSALDWAIFLTDVASSITLIHRRNEFRGALDSVDKVQELKDAGKITMITPAEVKGIVGTDKVTGVSVVQKGGEAFTIETDHFIPLFGLSPKLGPIANWGLEIEKNAIKVNNALDYQTNIPGIYAIGDVNTYPGKLKLILCGFHEATLMCQSAYQRIFLDKKYVMKYTTVGGVDGFDGTRKEAPKAVIKKIE, encoded by the coding sequence ATGATTACAACAGATATTTTAATTATTGGTGCAGGACCCACAGGATTATTCACCGTTTTTGAAGCAGGATTATTAAAGCTGCGTTGTCATTTAATAGATGCTTTACCACAAGCAGGAGGTCAATGTTCAGAAATTTATCCGAAGAAACCTATTTATGATATTCCTGCATATCCAGAAATTTTAGCAGGCGATTTAACGGATAAATTAATGGAACAAATTAAACAATTTGAACCAGGTTTTACTTTAGGAGAACGTGCAGAAACTATCGAAAAGCAAGAAGATGAAACCTTTATAGTAACTACTAATAAAGGCACAAAACATCACGCAAAAGTTGTTGCAATTGCAGGAGGTTTAGGTTCTTTTGAGCCAAGAAAACCACCAATTCCTAACATTGCCAATTTTGAAGATAAAGGTGTTGAATATATTATACGTGATCCAGAATTTTACAGAGATAAAAAAGTAGTGATTTCTGGAGGTGGCGATTCAGCTTTAGATTGGGCAATATTTTTAACAGACGTTGCATCCTCAATAACGTTAATTCACAGAAGAAACGAATTTAGAGGTGCTTTAGATTCTGTAGATAAAGTTCAGGAATTAAAAGACGCAGGTAAAATCACTATGATAACTCCTGCAGAAGTAAAAGGAATTGTTGGAACTGATAAAGTAACAGGAGTTTCAGTGGTACAAAAAGGAGGAGAAGCATTTACAATTGAAACCGATCATTTTATTCCGCTTTTTGGTTTATCACCTAAATTAGGACCGATTGCAAATTGGGGATTAGAAATAGAAAAAAATGCGATTAAAGTAAATAACGCTTTAGATTATCAAACAAATATTCCAGGAATTTACGCAATTGGAGATGTAAATACCTATCCAGGGAAATTAAAATTAATTCTTTGTGGTTTCCATGAAGCAACTTTAATGTGTCAAAGTGCGTATCAACGTATTTTTCTAGATAAAAAATACGTAATGAAATATACAACAGTTGGTGGCGTAGATGGTTTTGATGGAACAAGAAAAGAAGCGCCCAAAGCTGTGATTAAAAAGATTGAGTAA
- a CDS encoding ferritin, which translates to MKTAIRRQMTINTEVMDLLNEQIALEMHASASYLAMASWCDQRELVNSKAFFYKQAEEERVHGMKIFNFVNDAGGAALSPAIPEVNNEFEGLREIYEKSLDQEIQVTQAIYKCFKAARNADDFASEVFLQWFVNEQVEEEDTVRGIIDIFDLMEGMPLKMIDERLPTE; encoded by the coding sequence ATGAAAACAGCCATAAGAAGACAAATGACCATTAACACAGAAGTTATGGATTTGTTAAACGAACAAATAGCATTAGAAATGCATGCATCTGCATCTTATTTAGCAATGGCTTCTTGGTGTGACCAAAGAGAATTGGTGAATAGCAAAGCATTTTTCTATAAGCAAGCAGAAGAAGAAAGAGTGCATGGAATGAAAATTTTCAATTTTGTAAATGATGCAGGTGGAGCAGCACTTTCACCAGCAATTCCAGAAGTTAATAACGAATTTGAAGGTTTAAGAGAAATCTATGAAAAATCTTTAGATCAAGAAATACAAGTAACACAAGCTATTTACAAATGTTTTAAAGCAGCAAGAAATGCAGATGATTTTGCATCTGAAGTTTTCTTACAATGGTTTGTAAACGAGCAAGTAGAGGAAGAAGATACAGTTAGAGGAATTATCGATATTTTCGATTTAATGGAAGGCATGCCTCTAAAAATGATAGACGAAAGATTACCAACTGAGTAA